From a single Halobellus ruber genomic region:
- a CDS encoding nuclear transport factor 2 family protein: MSAKATIREYYRTLEAGDPLGPFFAADDVVKFGISERLVGGSEVRRGLEEQTDRTADWAVDSRALRVTDRGCHAWFSDSVALSWRDVEAGVEHSFETRWSGTLEARDGEWVFVGMHVSTPRSF, encoded by the coding sequence ATGAGTGCCAAGGCCACGATCCGGGAGTACTACCGCACGCTCGAAGCCGGCGACCCGCTCGGCCCCTTTTTCGCCGCCGACGACGTCGTCAAGTTCGGGATCTCCGAGCGGCTCGTCGGGGGAAGCGAGGTCCGGCGCGGACTCGAAGAACAGACCGACCGGACCGCCGACTGGGCGGTCGACAGCCGCGCGCTCCGGGTGACGGACCGCGGGTGCCACGCGTGGTTCAGCGACAGCGTGGCGCTGTCGTGGCGGGACGTCGAAGCGGGCGTCGAGCACAGCTTCGAGACCCGGTGGAGCGGCACGCTCGAAGCCCGCGACGGCGAGTGGGTGTTCGTCGGGATGCACGTGAGCACCCCCCGGTCGTTCTGA
- a CDS encoding FKBP-type peptidyl-prolyl cis-trans isomerase — protein MGIEPGDRVAIEYVGRFEDGTVFGTSKYAVAADHGLAAAEDRDPDDYGPLTFTVGAGEVIEGLDDAVRGMGVGEEATVTVPPAAAYGEVRDERLREYDRETFEGMVDAEAEVGLHVHAQNGLHGDVVAVREGTVEVDFNHELAGKTLIFEIEVVDRRPGDDTR, from the coding sequence ATGGGCATCGAACCGGGCGACCGGGTCGCAATCGAGTACGTCGGACGCTTCGAGGACGGCACGGTGTTTGGGACCTCGAAGTACGCCGTCGCCGCCGACCACGGCCTCGCGGCGGCCGAGGACCGCGACCCAGACGACTACGGTCCCCTGACGTTCACCGTCGGCGCGGGCGAGGTGATCGAGGGGCTCGACGACGCCGTCCGCGGGATGGGGGTTGGTGAGGAAGCGACCGTGACGGTCCCCCCGGCGGCCGCCTACGGCGAGGTGCGCGACGAGCGGCTCCGGGAGTACGACCGGGAGACGTTCGAGGGGATGGTCGACGCCGAGGCCGAAGTCGGGCTCCACGTCCACGCACAGAACGGCCTCCACGGCGACGTGGTCGCGGTCCGCGAGGGGACGGTCGAAGTCGATTTCAACCACGAACTCGCCGGCAAAACGCTCATTTTCGAGATCGAGGTCGTCGACCGGCGGCCCGGCGACGACACAAGATAA
- a CDS encoding DoxX family protein, whose product MTDDSTDGGDAPSRLGRLLLGLGLALQASEDFRDMEDTVEYAESAGVPMPDLAAPFASGMMLVGGLGVALWRFPRIATGATAAFLAVVTPTMHDFWNAEAGSKSGERLAFFGNVAMLGGVLVFLREAYK is encoded by the coding sequence ATGACCGACGACTCCACCGACGGCGGCGACGCACCCTCCCGGCTCGGGCGACTGCTGCTCGGGCTGGGGCTCGCGCTGCAGGCCTCCGAGGACTTCCGCGATATGGAGGACACGGTCGAGTACGCCGAATCCGCCGGCGTCCCGATGCCGGACCTCGCGGCTCCGTTCGCGTCGGGGATGATGCTGGTCGGCGGGCTCGGGGTCGCGCTGTGGCGGTTCCCCCGGATCGCGACCGGCGCGACGGCCGCCTTCCTCGCGGTCGTGACGCCGACGATGCACGACTTCTGGAACGCCGAGGCGGGATCGAAGAGCGGCGAGCGGCTGGCCTTCTTCGGCAATGTGGCAATGCTGGGCGGCGTGCTCGTGTTCCTCCGGGAGGCGTACAAGTAA
- a CDS encoding SDR family NAD(P)-dependent oxidoreductase, with amino-acid sequence MARTAVIAGVGPGLGASLARTFAAEGCQVALFARSTEYIEDLAADLPDPGEGLAVTVDLADVDAIRAGFETVREEFGPVDVLVNHASAASWTGLLDSSVEEFESAWAVNGRGAFVCSQEAVGDMLETGGGTVVFTGATSAIRSLGGTIGFAAAKFAARGMAMDIAQEFGPEGIHVAHVVIDGRIDSPEHRTEESDHDPDTFLDPDRMAETYWHLVEQDDPSTQPFEVHITNGPQNTEFL; translated from the coding sequence ATGGCACGCACTGCCGTCATCGCGGGCGTCGGCCCCGGCCTCGGGGCGTCGCTCGCCCGGACGTTCGCCGCCGAAGGGTGTCAGGTCGCGCTGTTCGCGCGGTCGACCGAGTACATCGAGGACCTCGCGGCCGACCTTCCGGATCCGGGGGAGGGGCTCGCGGTCACGGTCGACCTCGCCGACGTCGACGCGATCCGGGCGGGTTTCGAGACGGTCCGCGAGGAGTTCGGCCCGGTCGACGTCCTCGTGAACCACGCCAGCGCCGCGTCGTGGACGGGTCTACTCGATTCGAGCGTCGAGGAGTTCGAGTCGGCGTGGGCGGTCAACGGCCGCGGGGCGTTCGTCTGCTCCCAGGAGGCCGTCGGGGATATGCTGGAGACCGGCGGCGGGACCGTTGTCTTCACCGGCGCGACCTCCGCGATCCGGAGCCTCGGGGGGACGATCGGGTTCGCGGCCGCGAAGTTCGCCGCACGGGGGATGGCGATGGATATAGCTCAGGAGTTCGGTCCGGAGGGGATCCACGTCGCCCACGTCGTGATCGACGGCCGGATCGACAGTCCTGAGCATCGAACCGAAGAGTCGGACCACGACCCCGACACGTTCCTCGACCCCGACCGGATGGCCGAGACCTACTGGCACTTGGTCGAACAGGACGACCCCAGCACCCAGCCGTTCGAGGTTCACATCACGAACGGGCCGCAGAACACCGAGTTCCTGTGA